From the genome of Nakamurella flavida, one region includes:
- the dxr gene encoding 1-deoxy-D-xylulose-5-phosphate reductoisomerase → MILLGSTGSIGTQALDVIARHPDRFDVVGLAAGGSHPELFDRQRAAHPGARTAVAGSVPDSWSGPRPLTGPDAATELVATVDADVVLNGITGSVGLAPTLAALRAGRTLALANKESLVAGGSLVTGLARPGQIVPVDSEHSALAQCLRGGSAGEVARLVLTASGGPFRGRTRGQLADVTVEQALAHPTWAMGPVVTINSATLVNKGLELIEAHLLFAVPYDRIEVTVHPQSVVHSMVTFRDGSTIAQASPPDMALPIALGLSWPERLGDVASACDFTTASTWTFEPVDHDAFPALGLARRAGEAGGTVPAAWNAANEEAVAAFVAGRLRFTHIPDLLAGILDEADGLRGNPRDLEDVLASEEWARTRAREMVRSGVPRHTPAPTAGV, encoded by the coding sequence GTGATCCTGCTGGGCTCGACCGGCTCCATCGGCACCCAGGCGCTGGACGTCATCGCCCGGCACCCGGACCGGTTCGACGTGGTCGGTCTGGCCGCCGGCGGTTCCCACCCCGAGCTGTTCGACCGGCAGCGGGCCGCGCACCCGGGGGCACGGACCGCCGTCGCCGGGTCCGTCCCCGACTCCTGGTCCGGCCCCCGGCCGCTGACCGGTCCGGACGCCGCCACCGAGCTGGTCGCCACCGTGGACGCCGACGTGGTGCTGAACGGCATCACCGGTTCGGTCGGCCTCGCCCCGACCCTGGCCGCGCTGCGTGCCGGCCGGACCCTCGCGCTGGCCAACAAGGAGTCGCTGGTCGCCGGGGGCTCGTTGGTCACGGGGCTGGCCCGGCCCGGGCAGATCGTGCCCGTCGACTCCGAACACAGCGCCCTGGCCCAGTGCCTGCGCGGCGGGAGTGCGGGGGAGGTGGCCCGGCTCGTGCTCACCGCCTCGGGCGGGCCGTTCCGCGGGCGCACCCGAGGGCAGCTGGCGGACGTGACCGTCGAGCAGGCCCTGGCCCACCCGACCTGGGCGATGGGTCCGGTGGTCACCATCAACTCGGCGACCCTGGTCAACAAGGGGCTCGAGCTCATCGAGGCGCACCTGCTCTTCGCCGTGCCCTACGACCGCATCGAGGTGACCGTGCACCCGCAGTCGGTGGTGCACTCCATGGTGACATTCCGGGACGGCTCCACCATCGCCCAGGCCTCCCCGCCGGACATGGCCCTGCCGATCGCCCTGGGCCTGAGCTGGCCGGAGCGGCTCGGCGATGTCGCGTCGGCCTGCGACTTCACCACCGCGTCCACCTGGACCTTCGAACCGGTCGACCACGACGCCTTCCCCGCCCTCGGGCTGGCCCGCCGGGCCGGGGAGGCCGGGGGAACCGTCCCGGCCGCGTGGAACGCGGCCAACGAGGAGGCCGTGGCGGCCTTCGTGGCCGGTCGGCTGCGCTTCACACACATTCCCGATCTGCTGGCGGGCATCCTGGACGAGGCCGACGGACTCCGGGGCAACCCGCGGGACCTCGAGGACGTCCTGGCCAGCGAGGAGTGGGCCCGCACCCGGGCCCGCGAGATGGTGCGCTCCGGGGTTCCCCGGCACACCCCCGCGCCGACGGCCGGGGTCTGA
- a CDS encoding M50 family metallopeptidase, giving the protein MPEWLWVVAGFVLFVLALLFSVALHELGHLTFAKLFDVRTTQYMVGFGRTLFSRQRGETEYGLKAIPLGGYIRMVGMVPPDKQGRQRITTTSLGPAGIVRQIVEDARNGDRAQVSPADEGRQFYQLHPAKRIVIMLAGPLMNLVIAVFVFAALLMGLGVNSPTTTIAAVNACIIPTSDAGAGRTCAPGDAPTPAAVVGLLPGDRIVSFGGTAVQTWDELTPLIRDSAGQTVPLVYERAGQQVTVQVPVTENERGIYDDVGKQIGTEQVGFLGVSATTAYQTQSFGTAVDRTGEFIGRAAQAVVNIPARIPALWDSIFSGQPRDVNTPVGIYGAGRIGGEILASDFSAKDKISLFLNLVAGFNMSLFLINLLPLLPLDGGHVLGAAIEWLRRGWAKVRRKADPGPFDVAKLMPVAYVVALLFIGLTVLTFVADVVNPIKLFG; this is encoded by the coding sequence ATGCCGGAGTGGTTGTGGGTGGTGGCGGGCTTCGTGCTGTTCGTCCTCGCCCTGTTGTTCTCGGTGGCCCTGCACGAGCTGGGCCACCTCACGTTCGCGAAGCTGTTCGACGTCCGGACCACCCAGTACATGGTCGGGTTCGGCCGCACCCTGTTCTCCCGGCAGCGCGGGGAGACCGAGTACGGCCTGAAGGCGATACCGCTCGGCGGCTACATCCGCATGGTCGGCATGGTGCCGCCGGACAAACAGGGCCGACAGCGCATCACCACCACCTCGCTCGGCCCGGCCGGCATCGTCCGGCAGATCGTCGAGGACGCCCGCAACGGTGATCGTGCGCAGGTCAGCCCGGCCGACGAGGGGCGCCAGTTCTACCAGCTGCACCCGGCCAAGCGGATCGTGATCATGCTCGCCGGGCCGCTCATGAACCTGGTCATCGCGGTGTTCGTCTTCGCCGCGCTGCTGATGGGGCTGGGCGTGAACTCGCCGACCACCACCATCGCCGCGGTCAACGCCTGCATCATCCCGACGTCCGACGCGGGGGCCGGTCGCACCTGCGCGCCGGGTGACGCACCCACCCCGGCCGCGGTCGTGGGTCTGCTGCCCGGGGACCGCATCGTCTCCTTCGGCGGTACCGCGGTGCAGACCTGGGACGAGCTCACCCCGCTCATCCGGGACTCCGCCGGGCAGACCGTTCCGCTGGTGTACGAACGTGCCGGGCAGCAGGTGACCGTCCAGGTGCCCGTGACCGAGAACGAGCGCGGCATCTACGACGACGTCGGGAAGCAGATCGGCACCGAGCAGGTGGGCTTCCTGGGTGTGAGTGCGACCACCGCCTACCAGACGCAGAGCTTCGGTACGGCGGTCGATCGCACGGGTGAGTTCATCGGCCGGGCCGCGCAGGCGGTGGTGAACATCCCCGCCCGGATCCCCGCCCTGTGGGACTCCATCTTCAGCGGACAGCCGCGCGACGTGAACACCCCGGTCGGCATCTACGGGGCCGGTCGGATCGGTGGCGAGATCCTGGCCTCGGACTTCAGTGCCAAGGACAAGATCTCGCTGTTCCTGAACCTGGTCGCCGGGTTCAACATGAGCCTGTTCCTCATCAACCTGCTGCCCCTGCTGCCGTTGGACGGCGGGCACGTGCTCGGCGCGGCCATCGAGTGGTTGCGGCGCGGTTGGGCGAAGGTCCGCCGCAAGGCCGACCCCGGGCCGTTCGACGTGGCCAAGCTGATGCCGGTGGCCTACGTGGTGGCATTGTTGTTCATCGGGCTCACCGTGCTGACCTTCGTCGCCGACGTGGTCAACCCGATCAAGCTCTTCGGCTGA
- the ispG gene encoding flavodoxin-dependent (E)-4-hydroxy-3-methylbut-2-enyl-diphosphate synthase, with amino-acid sequence MPSMPADRVVPVLAPRRKTRQLKVGDVGVGSDFPVSVQSMTTTKTADVNATLQQIAELTASGCQIVRVAVPDTDDAEALPAIARKSQIPVIADIHFQPRYVFAAIDAGCAAVRVNPGNIRKFDDKVGEIAKAAMDAGIGIRIGVNAGSLDPRLLAKYGKATPEALVESALWECSLFEEHGYRDIKISVKHNDPVIMVRAYELLAEKCDYPLHLGVTEAGPAFQGTIKSAVAFGALLSKGIGDTIRVSLSAPPVEEVKVGLQILESLNLRERGLEIVSCPSCGRAQVDVYTLAEQVTAGLEGLDVPLRVAVMGCVVNGPGEAREADLGVASGNGKGQIFVKGEVIKTVPEADIVETLIEEAMRLAETMKAAGVVSGEPSVQLA; translated from the coding sequence ATGCCGAGCATGCCCGCGGACCGGGTCGTGCCGGTGCTCGCGCCGCGCCGGAAGACCCGCCAGTTGAAGGTGGGCGATGTCGGGGTGGGCAGCGACTTCCCGGTGTCGGTGCAGTCGATGACCACCACCAAGACCGCCGACGTCAATGCCACCCTCCAGCAGATCGCCGAGCTCACCGCCTCCGGCTGCCAGATCGTCCGCGTCGCCGTCCCGGACACCGACGACGCCGAGGCACTGCCGGCCATCGCCCGCAAGTCGCAGATCCCGGTCATCGCCGACATCCACTTCCAGCCGCGGTACGTCTTCGCCGCCATCGACGCCGGCTGTGCGGCCGTCCGGGTCAACCCCGGCAACATCCGCAAGTTCGACGACAAGGTCGGCGAGATCGCCAAGGCCGCCATGGACGCCGGCATCGGCATCCGCATCGGGGTCAACGCCGGCAGCCTGGACCCGCGGCTGCTGGCCAAGTACGGCAAGGCCACCCCCGAGGCGCTGGTCGAGTCCGCCCTCTGGGAGTGCTCGCTGTTCGAGGAGCACGGCTACCGGGACATCAAGATCTCGGTCAAGCACAACGACCCGGTGATCATGGTGCGCGCCTACGAGCTGCTCGCCGAGAAGTGCGACTACCCGCTGCACCTCGGCGTCACCGAGGCCGGCCCGGCGTTCCAGGGCACCATCAAGTCCGCCGTCGCCTTCGGCGCGCTGCTCAGCAAGGGCATCGGCGACACCATCCGCGTCTCGCTGTCCGCGCCGCCGGTCGAGGAGGTCAAGGTCGGCCTGCAGATCCTGGAGTCGCTCAACCTGCGCGAGCGGGGTCTGGAGATCGTCTCCTGCCCGTCCTGCGGGCGGGCCCAGGTGGATGTCTACACCCTGGCCGAGCAGGTCACCGCCGGTCTGGAGGGGCTCGACGTCCCGCTCCGGGTCGCCGTGATGGGCTGCGTCGTGAACGGGCCGGGGGAGGCCCGCGAGGCCGATCTCGGGGTCGCCTCCGGCAACGGCAAGGGCCAGATCTTCGTCAAGGGCGAGGTCATCAAGACCGTCCCCGAGGCCGACATCGTCGAGACGCTCATCGAGGAGGCCATGCGACTGGCCGAGACGATGAAGGCCGCCGGCGTGGTCAGCGGCGAGCCGTCCGTCCAGCTGGCCTGA
- a CDS encoding GNAT family N-acetyltransferase, with product MIRPAFSRVLGPAHTPAVSQVLTADPVASCLVSARFEQAGMNPHGLGGDFWGLGGGRDGLLFAGSTMVPLAGSPAAMRAFAAMAGRRKRGCATILGRAELVLPFWRDLEPRWGPARDVRADQPLLTCVTDPAVAADDGVEVVRPERFEEYYPAAVAMFTEEVGVDPRLGDGGRSYRARVTELIGAGRAYARFDGEHVLFKAEVGALSRHVAVIQGVWMHPAVRGQGLAAAALAAVVRSVQQDLNRLPSLYVNAHNTAARALYARIGFEQVGTFASVLF from the coding sequence GTGATCCGTCCCGCCTTCTCCCGTGTGCTCGGGCCCGCCCACACCCCGGCGGTCAGCCAGGTGCTCACCGCCGACCCGGTCGCGTCCTGTCTGGTCAGCGCCCGGTTCGAGCAGGCCGGCATGAACCCGCACGGGCTCGGTGGCGACTTCTGGGGGTTGGGCGGTGGCCGGGACGGACTGCTGTTCGCCGGGAGCACCATGGTGCCGCTGGCCGGGTCCCCGGCCGCCATGCGCGCCTTCGCCGCCATGGCGGGCCGCCGCAAGCGGGGGTGCGCGACCATCCTGGGCCGGGCCGAGCTGGTGCTGCCGTTCTGGCGGGACCTGGAGCCGCGCTGGGGGCCCGCCCGCGACGTCCGGGCCGATCAGCCCCTGCTGACCTGCGTGACCGATCCGGCCGTCGCCGCCGACGACGGTGTTGAGGTGGTCCGCCCGGAACGGTTCGAGGAGTACTACCCGGCCGCGGTGGCCATGTTCACCGAGGAGGTGGGCGTCGACCCCCGGCTCGGTGACGGCGGACGGTCCTACCGCGCCCGGGTCACCGAGCTGATCGGCGCCGGCCGGGCCTACGCCCGCTTCGACGGCGAGCACGTCCTGTTCAAGGCCGAGGTGGGCGCGCTGTCCCGGCACGTCGCCGTCATCCAGGGGGTGTGGATGCACCCGGCGGTCCGCGGCCAGGGGCTGGCCGCCGCGGCCCTGGCCGCGGTCGTCCGGTCGGTGCAGCAGGACCTGAACCGGCTGCCCAGCCTGTACGTCAACGCCCACAACACCGCCGCCCGTGCGCTCTACGCGCGGATCGGCTTCGAGCAGGTCGGGACGTTCGCCTCCGTGCTGTTCTGA